The Rosa chinensis cultivar Old Blush chromosome 7, RchiOBHm-V2, whole genome shotgun sequence DNA segment TCCAAAGACTCGTTTCATCAGAAGCCCAACCAGCCCATCTTCTCCCTCACTCTCTCACTCAATTCCCATTCTCCTCATCCCTACATTTGCATCCGAATTCGTATTCGAAACAATGTTCACCACTCTAATCTCATCACCCAAACCAGACTCcagctctccatctccaacacTTTCACTCCCTCTCAATCTCGACATACACGTATCCATGTCCCCAAAACTCATCCCAACCAAAACTTTCGCCTCCACAGTTTTAACCAGCTTAATAAACGACCCCACCCCTCACCACCGCCCTACAGTCACCAATCTTCGCTCCGCCGTGAAGTAATCTACTCCCGAACTCCCTCCCAAATCAACAAATTCAAGCAACTCTGGATCTGCAATTTCAagatccaaaatccaaaatttccagatcaaACTAAAAGTAAATTTCAAACTACATTCCTCCACCTGAACCACTTCCTCGTCGGAGCTCGCATCTTCTCTCCTCTTCACATACACATCATCACCAACCTCAAACTCACCTCCATCTGGCGACACCGGTGAGAAATCGACTTCAGCTCTACTCCACTTGCCCTTCTCCTTGTGCTTCGAGTTCTTTGATTTCTTATGTTGTGCAACAGATTTGGGGGTGTTGACATggtcagaggaggaggaggagggagggCGTCGAAGTGTAGGGAGGTGCGGCGCGTGGATCGGGGAGGATTGGCGGAGAGTAGagtaggaggaggagagagagaaggctATGAGGACTTGGGATCGGATCGGGAGTTGGAGGATCTCTTGGAGGATTTGGGATCTGATCGGATTGGAGACTTTGCAGCCTCCTCCATGAGGACTGCgcagtgaagagagagaaaggggagaGAGGGCCTGAGGACGCAcagtggagagagagaaaggggggagagagagagagagagagagagaatatagagaaaacataaaaataaaaaataaaaaatatattaaataggAAATGTCCATTCTGCCCTCCTTCAGGGTTTAAAAATCTGAAGTGTGGGCCCCCttgtcggctccaactcagctGCTGACGTCATTTTTGGACCcagattcaaattttggacttgggtgaTGTTGTTTGAAAGTacaaggaccagtctgattaaaaaaaaagtttaaggactagtctgattttaggcctaaagttcaggggggtaaactgaatttaatcctataaaaaatgaaaagccAATGAATTTGCTAATAACACAAGATTATAACCAAGTGACACTACTAAAAAGCAGCATGTTAGATCAATATTGTAGCAAATTCGTAGGTAGACCTATTGAGACTTGTGTACCCGATCATGTTataatagaaaattaaaattcatgCATGTAGactttatttttcttaattacaAACTTAGAAAACCCAATAACATGAATTTTCGTAGCTAATTCCCTCATTGATTTTACATTAATGACACatttacttggaatgaaaaaaAGTCATGAATCAAAGACAATTGGAATGGAAGAAGTCATGAATCAGAGATAACTGgagtgagagagaaaagaatcgGTATAAGAATCATACCTAAACCCATAACCCCCTTTGGTTATCAATTACGGGTTATTTAGGAATCAAATCTTGATAATAAGGTGGGACCCACATctattctaatatatatatatatatatatatatataatcttgctcaggtgcggatatctgTACCTAAgcctaagcaaaaggtacggatttcctgtttttaCCCAGTTTTTTATCAcatatttacatcttaaccgttcagtttttaggtcctaatgtatagattatctctacaaattttcagccaaattgatgatcgttaaggcatccaaaactgcaatttacacgaacgaaccgaatctgtcgaaccatAATCGTTCGtgttcattgttgtaaattgtagttttgaatgccttaacaatcatcaaattggttgaaatgttgcagagatgatctatacattaggacctaaaaactgaacggttaagatgtaaacgTGTGATAAAAAAGTAGGTAAAAACCGGAAATCCGTATCTAAGCAAAAGgtacggatatccgcacctgagaagccctgtatatatatatatatatatatatatatatatatatatatatatatatttttttccaaaACAAGTGTCATCAATCTATTAAAACCAAGAATGTGGGTAACAACATAAACATGACCAACCCTCGCAGGCTAGCTACGTCAATATTGAATCATGCAATGTAACCTTAGAACTACCTTAATGTTGATACCCTAAAATCGGCACCAGAACCAAAGTAACTATGACAATGCTAGGGTGATGGACCACGGTCCACCCTAACTTATTCTAAAAAATCCGGGACGACCCTACGTAGAAGGGGCTTCCCTAAGAGTACCACTAGTAGAAACCAACAAAGACTCATCCAAGACAGGTTGAGGATCGATAAATGACACCTCAACCATCTATAGCTCACATTTCGCAGACCCAAAGCTCCTTTTCTTAGCTTTCTTGGAGCCTAATGCGACAGCCTCCAACTTCCATGGATGCACATCCACCAACTTAGGCTTGTTCTTAGAACCCACAAGCCTACCTACTTTACATTTCTTCGCCGGAAAAACCATCAGCTTACCATTCAGATGGAGAAGTTCCATTCCGGTTCAAATGCCAACTCGAATAGGATTGTAGAGGTAGGGGACCCATTCTTCACACGCTTACTGTATGTCACAATCTCCATCAAAGCATTACACTTCACTCCCGCCACCAAAAGTCCAGAAGCAGTTGCATAGTTCACCGAGGTCGGCTTAGGGAGTGAAGCTTGGTTACAAAACTTGTTCCGTTGGGTTACAAAACTTGTTCTGTTGGGTGACAAACTCTGCATCAGAGATTTCCGGCAAAGAGAACAAGAAGGCCGAAGGTACCTTCAGAAATGGGTTAGGGCTTAATACCTTAGCCATTGGATTACCTATATTGACCGCTGTCGGTCCCTTCAGAAGAGTTCCACCCGTCCTTGGCCTGACCCAGGCAAAATGGTTTGggttagggctagggttagggtttaggaaaTTCAAACCAGAAGAAGCACTGCCGCTCTACAACCTGCACCCCAGACATGTCCAGTAGACCTCCACATCCATTCCTAGAGTGTTCCAGCATACCACAGATCTTGCAATAGCCAAAGGTCTTCTCATACTTGAAGGTAAGTATCGCCAACACCTTATTGGAGCCAAACTCGAAGAGCATAGGAGGATATACTTGTGTAACTGGATCAGAAAGGAGGTGAACGATCTTGACTCGAACCTTTGTACCCCGACAAATTCCACCCTTGTCTACCTGCAATAGGTCCCAGAGTTGCACCAATTAAAGTAGAGGCCTCGTTTGTCATGAGGGCAAGATGAAGTCTAGAATCTCCACCCAAATTGGGAAAGACCATATCGGTACCTTTACAGCATCACTCAGTCCATCAAAATTAGCCAAAACAAACATAGAACGGTCGTAGAACCACAGACCACTGAAAAATGATTTGCTCACCTTCCTCCGCCTTGATGAAACGCAAACACAAACTTATCCCCTTGGGCTTTCATTGAGAGGCGGTTCCTCAGTCTCCATAACGCAGCCAGCGTCCCAATCAGGGCCTTGGGATCAGGCCTCTTCTTGCTTGCAATTATACAACCCACAACATAAGAGTTCCCTGAGATAACAGCGTCTCCAGCGGCACCAAATGAAACCCGGCCATTGTCGGTGATGGCCAGCGCGGTCGCAAACCTAGCATAAACCTCCTCAGACATCTAGAGGCAGTAAGGTGCTGAACGAAGAGAAAGCAagaaaccctaaatccgaaACCTAGACGAAAACCCTAGCCTCTTTGTCGCTTCTACAGTAGAGAAGAGTTAACAATTAATTATAATACCTATATATGTTAATAAACGTAGAAATCTCATGCATTGGAATCATTCTTATACCTAtatatgttagtaaacgcatgaaatCTCATACACCacaatcatttatttatttctattcCCATTACAAGTAAATAAATGTGCCATAAGAGCAGTCATTTTTGCAAAGAAAAGTTTAGGCAATCCCACACTTAATTTTCTCAATATTTCTATTTTCTGTTAAGCTCTATGTACATGCCGATTGCCGACGTGCATAGTGATCGTGAATTTGTGATTAGTGATTATTGATGAGTGATGAGTGATGACCCACAGGTGATTAATAAGTATGACGAGCCGGTACGAGTCTGTCATCGAAGCGGTGACAACTAACAAGTTGTTAGACAATCCCAGCGGGCCGGCCGAGTCAAAACCCTCCTTGTCAACTCACCTGGTCACGGCCTTATTTtcataaattaaaattaaataaataaataaaaaagaaacctCGCTTTCGGATTGGGTTGTCGTCGGCTATCTCATTCTCATCCAAAACACCCCCCCCAATTCATCTACCCTCTcttcacttttctctctctctctctctctctagctttagagagagaaaatccgCAGAGAAGAATAGCACAAATAAAATAGcaaagggttagggtttttctCACAGAGGCGAAAATGTCTCACGCAGTGTTCCACACCGCTCAATTCATGCCCATGAACACGCAGCTCCCCAAGAAGCCCAGGCTGGCGGGGCCCCTACAGCCGATGATTGCTCAGCCGCTCAAGCTCCGGCGGGGTCTGGCGGTCAAGGCCTGCTGTGCGTCTCCGTCTACTTCCGACTCGGTGGAGGGGCAGTCGGCCACCTTGTTGGAGCGCTGCTTCGTGGCGCCGTCGTCGTCGCCGGCCGCGAGCCGTGAGTTCGGTCCGGTTATGAAGGGGCAGTACGGTGCTTTTGGTGCCGTGACGCTTGAGAAGGGGAAGCTGGATATGACTCAGAAGCAATCCAAGTCTAGCCCTGAGGTCAGTCTCACTCTCATCTCCTTCCTAAAATACTGAAGATACACACAGTTTTTAAATTGTTAATTCGAATTCGGTGAGGTCTGGTTTGTAATTTGCTTTGGGAATACTCAAGTTTGATACTCTGGAACAGAAGTTGTGCTAGGATATTGAATATAGGATGGTTAAATTCAGTGCCGGAACAAAATATTTACAAAAGTACCACTAAGCTAATTTGTTTTCTCCAGTGAAAACGGAAGGAATTGATTAGTCCATTGGTGGCCAGGTGACTTATGAAATTCAGGAGTTTTGTTGTTTCCTAATTGAAATGATTTATGtgaaaacactttttttttgcTGAAATTGGAATTTCAAATTGTTTTAAAGAGAGTTGAGTGTGCTGTGTGATTTAGAATAGAGAAAGAAGGGAGGGAAAAGCGAAACCAGAACACTTATCAGCAGGCAATTAAGTAAAGTTGTGGGAGGGCTATTGGGTGGGAAATACAGATGTTTGCAACTGTTTTCATCATTTATGCAGATTGTCCAATCTTCATAGTATGCAGGTCCCCTGCTATCCATTCCATTGATTTAGGAGGCGTAGATTAAAAGGAGTATGATATTTAGGGACCTAGAGGTGAGGAGATAGCTTCTTGGATATGTTTGGGAATCACTTTGGGCGTCATTTCCTTCAGAGTTGGGACAGTTCTACTCAGGCCTTTTCTTCTAATTTCTTAATAAGTCTTTTAGTATAAAAGAACCAAGAACAAAATATTGTAAATATACTTGACACAACTAAACTAAGGCTTATAATGTATGGCTTATGATTAGATCCTCGTACCCTAAAAAAGTAAAGAGGCCACTAATTCGTAGACAGAATCACTTGTAGTTTGTCGCACTTATTAGGCACTGGTCTTCCAAAATTGTTGTTGCCTTCATCCAAAATTGTTGACTGGCATCAGACACTTGTGCGTATACTCTACTCCAGTTGAGGATCTGCTCTCATATAGCAATCTTACCATATATATAAAATGGTATGCATCATTTACCTCCATTTTTGTTGCCAGTCATTCATGGACCAAAACTTGTTGTTCTGTGTTCCACTTATTAGGCATTGGTTATCCAACATGTCTCCTTCCAATCATCCAAATTTGACTGTGTCAGATAGTTGGCTATCTACTTTCGTTCAGTTCAGGACTCTGCTTTGATTAAGCAATTCTTGCCATATCTAAACTGGCATTTGATTTACTGCATTTGATTTACTTCCCTTTTTTGTGTatagtttttgtttgtttgttttcggTTATTTTGTTTTATGAGGATGCTAATGTTTGATTTTGCAGCTGCAAACTGGGGGAGGTGGTGGAGATATTGGAAAGAAGATAAATCATGGAGGTGGTGATGGAGGTGACGATGATGGCGATGATGATGATTACTTTGATGACTTTGATGACGGTGATGAGGGGGATGAGGGTGGCCTTTTTAGAAAACGCATGTTTCTTGAAGAGGTTGGGAATCTAATTTAAACAATATTTTCTGCCCTGCTGGTGTCAATTGAATTTTTTAGACGTACTGACGTCAATTGAATTTTTTAGATGTACTGATGTCAATCTTTTCGCCAGCTGTTTGATCGCAAATTTGTAGATGCAGTTTTGAACGAGTGGCAAAAGACAATGATGGATTTACCTGCCGGCTTTCGGCAAGCTTATGAAATGGTGCAGTATTTCTTATATCACTTATGGTTGAAAAGATTTAAGCTAGACTATGTGCTACTAATACTTAATAGAAAAAGAATCACTTTCAGCTAAGACACTAACTCAAACATTGCCTCCAGGGATTGGTCAGCTCCGCTCAAATGGTAAGATTCTTAGCAACCAATGCCAGACCAACCACTACTAGGTTCATTTCTCGTTCACTTCCTGATGGGGTATCAAGGGCATTCATTGGCAGGTGATTTTTGTTATGGCCTACATTCACTGAAATTGTATCATTTCAATGTTTTTGCTGCctaatttttatttagaatttgGTAATCACTTTAGATTTATCTTCTTGGGCCAAATTCACTGATTGGAGGACCAGTTTCTGTTTATAATGTTTTGATTTACAATTTAGGTCCTACTTGCTGGACTAATTTATGTTGCTTATCTACTATAGTTTCAAAGGGTGTACTGTTTCAGGTGACAACTTGTCCATTAGAAATTGTACTTAACGACCTGACATCTTTTATGTTGTTTTACTTTGAACACATGCTTTAATTTTGGACATATAAAAGAAGGATTGTTCACACGCCATAGGTATAACTATGACATCATCTGTCTGGTTGTATTAATTGATATTATAATTGTAGTGTTTGATTTTTGTACTCCCTTAGTTTCACTCCAATAATATTTCGTTTATACAGTAAGCAACGTCTGCGTAATATCATCATTTTGGTTGTATTACTTGATTCAAGGCATTCAAGTGAAAGATGGGTGCCTGGAGTTAACTTTCCCTATCAAAATTGTGATGACATTTACTGATTGATGAAATAACTTTTAGATTATTTATTCAATGAATATGCTATACCCATAATTCTTGATTTACTTCTAAGGTGCTTATCTTTGTACTGTCCATTGAATTCTTAATAACCATCTGTGGTTATTTTAGTCCTTAGAACTGATGTGTAAACTAATTTTCTGTGCAGAATGCTTGCAGATCCTGCTTTCTTGTATAGGTTTCTGTTAGAGCAGGTTGGGACGATTGGTTGCTCAGTTTGGTGGGAAGTAAAGACTCGTAAGGAAAGGTGTGTGTTCATGTTATGGCAAAGGCATGAAATTAGTCTGAAGCTTTTAAATACTTACTGATAGATTTATGTTCAATTTAATAGGATAAAGCAAGAATGGGATCTGGCACTTATAAATGTGCTCACAGTAGCAGCATGCAATGCTGTTGTTGTCTGGTCACTTGCTCCTTGTCGTTCATATGGGAACACATTCAGGTTTGATTTGCAAAATACATTGCAAAAGCTCCCCAACAATATATTTGAGAAGAGCTACCCAATGAGGGAATTCGACCTGCCAAGGAGAGTTCATTCCTTCTTCTATAAGGCTGCTGAGTTGTGTATGGTTGGACTATCTGCCGGAGCAGTTCAAGGCGCTTTATCAAACTTTTTATCACATAAAAAGGAGGAAAGGTATGTAGAGGGTTTTGTCATCCATTATTGTTTTCATAGCGAAATAAACAGAGATAAAGGAAAATCTGAGATTTTTCATCAAATACTAAAGTCTATGGTAAAAGTTTAACAATTTAGTTTGTTTAATTCATGCCACCTTTTTACCTGATATTTGGCACGTTTGTcttatttgtgtttttttttttgggggctttttttttgcctttcaaCCATTTAAACAGTGGAATCTGTACTATAAAAGCAGATATAACCTGGTTATAGCTATTTAAATTCAATAAGTGGGTGATGAGCATGTTGAAATTACTTTGATTGAAAAAGAATTTTCTTTATGAAATTATAAAATAATCCACTAAAAGAAAGTTTATATGGCATAAAAAGAATGTAGTCTCAATACTTGGATGTATGGCTCAGTACTTGAGATATTTTTACTTTAGTAACATTGTATGTAATGGCTgcatctttttcctttttcgaaAAAAAGTCCTTGGTTTGAAAATTATTTGAACattgttatttttattgttagTTCACATCTGCACTAAGAAAGTATCATTTTACagcttttgattttgttgtaAAATAGCTATTTAATTGCATTACGTTTTCTGTGCTGTCATGTATTGCTTTTTTAAACATGAGAATAAATCCATAAGTTTATCATTTAAGGGTATGATTTCCAGCAATATATTTTGGGAGTTGCAGGAGTAATTTTTCACTATTAGTTTCTATGGTTATAAGTATATATTTTGATTTCAATATAATATTCCTATTTGGAGTTATGGAAGTTTTCTTGTAATAGGTTGTTTAGGTGTTTTATACTCGTGAGAAAAAGTTTTGCAATACTTGGAGAGATATAATGATGTAtacatatattttgttttgaataGTGAAGGGGTCAGTGACCAAAAAAGATGGTGAAAGTGTTCCACTGAAAGAGTtattttttataagaaaaatcCTCTTAAGATGTCCCTTCCCCTCCCTTCGTTTATAAATATTTGGCAGATTTAGAGTCTTAGTTTTCATATGCTTAcgcttttacttttctttttcatctttaGTTCCAATGCAATTGTCAACTTGTTTGACAGGTTATCGGTAACGATCCCTAGTGTGAAAGCAAATGCACTTGGTTATGGTGCCTTCCTAGGACTTTATGCGAATCTGAGATATCAGCTGTTATGTGGATTTGATAGAGCTGTGATGAACCATTTTGATGTTATTGGAGTGGCGCTGGTTCTAAGCACGGCATTCAGGTATGCTTTTCTATATTCGGTACCTTACATTTAAAGAGTGTTGTCCTTCCATACATAGACATTCTTCCAGTTTTTCATTAGTATATCTGGCTAAGAAATGCTTTGCTAGAAGAATTTAGATGAGAAGTGCTAGATACTTTCCTTGTGTCCACTTCTACCTTTTTTTTCCCCAGACAATCCCTTGCTACCATTTCCAATGTACTTAGAACTCGTCACTCATATTCTTGGCAGCACAAATTGAttgaataattttttgtttCCTGTGGTGTGAGTCTGATGACTCCCTTTTTGAAGAGGATCCCTCTAAGAAAGGAAATGGACAACATTGTTGTTGTCCACCCAATAATGTGGTCCAATAATATGCGCATTCACTGAATCCTTTATCGAAGTAGATGACCAAATTATTAGCAGTAATTGTGAGTGTAGAAAATATATTGTTTGGATCATTGGACGCACTATGGAATTGTCCCATAACTGTTTTCAagaagtaaatatatatacccTAGAAACAttccgattttttttttttttgacagtgTTGGTGTGCTTTGCTTTGGAATTGATTAAAACTTGGATCATGTTATAGTCACGTTAGGATTCCTAGTTAATTGTGCAGCACTATTacacatgtttttttttctttctttctttctaatcCTTCCCTATATGCTTGCCCCATCATGAGGGCATCAAGAtgaaatgttttattttgtttatttcagTAATGTGTTTATTAGGTCTTTGATTTACATTGTTGAATTGGCGAACATATGTCCACGTATATTTGGGCGGTCATCTGACTCATCCTGGGTAATGTACACAGGGTTTTGAATATTCAGTTAGGTGAGAGATCAAGGTTGGCTTGGCTTGGCGTGGAGGCTGATCCGCTGGTTCAGTCGGATGATCTTTGAAGGCTTACAGTAGGCCTTCTGAGAGTGTTGATCGGTCCTCTCCAAAATGGTTTATATCAAAGAATGCTGTTGTATCTGGACTTGGGCTCCTTGGCATTAAACAAAGGAATGATGACTCTGTTGGTGAGGGGGAATCTTCAGCCCCCAAGACACGTAGAAAGCGGATTGTCCGGAAGAAGGTGGCTGCATAGTTTAACTAATGAATCACCATCAGAGCCCAATTTTGTTGCCTGAGGGGGACACAACAAGCTCATCAAAGCTTTAAACAAGAGCGTGTAGGAGGTGTTGGTGCAGTAATTGATGACATCTCTGGTAGAGGATTGCTGAATGACGAATATAAGGAGACcgatttctcatttttgcttcTATAGTTCCTCTTCATTTCATTGTAATGTGTTGACCTCAGAAGTTTAGTGAATTGCTATATTTCAGTTTTAGGTAGAaactttatttttgaaaataagtGAAATATTTGCAGTTTCTGATTTTAGTAGGGCCACATTGTCATATTTCAGAATATCTTGATGACCCCAAATTATGTGAAAATGGAAATTCGTATTTCCGAGGTGTTCAGTGAGACTGGGATTAATGAGTGCAAATATACGACACATGTAAAACTGGAAATTCATCTGAAACTCAGCTAAGGACAGACTTGTGTGGTTTCTGGTTTGTTTTTGAGATCTTCCCATCTTTTCTTGAGCCAGAATTAGCAATATCGAAAGTAAAGCTCACGATTTCTTACTCTACTTCAATCATATGATTACGATGAAATATCATAGAGGCATCTCAAGcgttttctatttttcataacCGTATGGCTCTCTCCCCAGCTGCGGCTTCCATTGTGTTTGAAAATCTCTCATCTTTTTGGTCCGGTGGTGGCCTTTCCTCTGACGCAAAAGGGATGCATGGTGAACTGGCGATGGATCGGCTCTGGTCGATTGCTTGTATGTCGATTTGGTTACATGTTGTCGAATGTGAAATTGCTTATGTAGTAACTCTATTTACCAGGGGCGGATCTAGGTATGAGGTGGGGAGGACTCAAGccctcctcaaacttttgggttgaaaaaaaataaactatatatatatatgtatattttttgtttatatgtatatttgttTAACGAAGCCCACTCGAACACCTGAATTATCAAAGTCAAACTCCTCTGTGGCTCTCCCATTCTCTCCGTCCATCACAAATTCTCATTCTTCCCAAAAAGGCCTAAATTCCGAACTAATAAATTTAATCTTTGAACACTTGAACTCTTAGGTTCTCATCTCCCCACTCTTGTATTCCCACACCTGTGCATAA contains these protein-coding regions:
- the LOC112176534 gene encoding LOW QUALITY PROTEIN: protein RETICULATA-RELATED 1, chloroplastic (The sequence of the model RefSeq protein was modified relative to this genomic sequence to represent the inferred CDS: inserted 1 base in 1 codon), producing MSHAVFHTAQFMPMNTQLPKKPRLAGPLQPMIAQPLKLRRGLAVKACCASPSTSDSVEGQSATLLERCFVAPSSSPAASREFGPVMKGQYGAFGAVTLEKGKLDMTQKQSKSSPELQTGGGGGDIGKKINHGGGDGGDDDGDDDDYFDDFDDGDEGDEGGLFRKRMFLEELFDRKFVDAVLNEWQKTMMDLPAGFRQAYEMGLVSSAQMVRFLATNARPTTTRFISRSLPDGVSRAFIGRMLADPAFLYRFLLEQVGTIGCSVWWEVKTRKERIKQEWDLALINVLTVAACNAVVVWSLAPCRSYGNTFRFDLQNTLQKLPNNIFEKSYPMREFDLPRRVHSFFYKAAELCMVGLSAGAVQGALSNFLSHKKEERLSVTIPSVKANALGYGAFLGLYANLRYQLLCGFDRAVMNHFDVIGVALVLSTAFRVLNIQLGERSRLAWLGVEADPLVQSDDLXKAYSRPSESVDRSSPKWFISKNAVVSGLGLLGIKQRNDDSVGEGESSAPKTRRKRIVRKKVAA